The proteins below come from a single Ptychodera flava strain L36383 chromosome 6, AS_Pfla_20210202, whole genome shotgun sequence genomic window:
- the LOC139134448 gene encoding neuropeptide CCHamide-2 receptor-like, translating into MSVMCENIGVNSSLKSCFLNNSFEMGNYSFDVCSVDNSTLDLIAAVVGTIGIIGNVTFMLVVCRIPYMRNATNYFLISLATSDLLYLLGHTICREDWYADTDWIHEKGNREILQCVRWGSTTPSYSSSILSVMFISIERYLAICKPFTRQSKGLKKSSRVIILVLSSWVFGAAIGLSGLLRCYMEKPSDGVILIVNYAYTIVEVVTFFLSLMVVIVLYTIAAKRLKMSTYDIAYSPTNIRDRSQVMRLCIVTAAVYFTCIFPRIVFQMAAFYDLLEDEINIQDLLTCLNEMTLWRSTSPGLLATV; encoded by the exons ATGTCAGTTATGTGTGAGAATATAGGGGTGAATTCCAGCCTGAAGTCGTGCTTTCTCAACAACAGCTTCGAGATGGGCAACTATTCTTTCGACGTTTGCTCCGTCGATAACTCGACTCTAGACCTCATCGCGGCTGTCGTAGGGACCATAGGAATTATTGGTAACGTAACGTTCATGCTGGTCGTATGTCGAATTCCGTACATGAGGAACGCCACGAATTATTTTCTGATAAGTCTGGCGACGTCCGATTTGCTGTATCTCCTCGGACACACGATTTGTCGCGAGGACTGGTACGCCGATACCGACTGGATTCACGAAAAAGGAAATCGGGAAATACTACAGTGCGTACGGTGGGGTAGCACAACCCCTTCGTACTCCAGCTCGATACTCTCGGTCATGTTCATAAGCATAGAACGCTACCTGGCTATATGTAAACCGTTCACAAGGCAATCCAAGGGCTTGAAGAAGTCCTCGCGTGTCATCATTCTGGTTCTGTCGTCGTGGGTGTTCGGGGCAGCCATCGGTCTGTCGGGGCTCCTCCGCTGCTACATGGAAAAACCGAGCGACGGGGTGATACTCATCGTCAATTATGCGTACACCATTGTCGAGGTTGTAACGTTTTTCCTGTCGCTGATGGTGGTGATAGTTTTATACACGATAGCAGCCAAACGTTTGAAGATGTCCACCTACGATATCGCGTACTCCCCAACGAACATTAGAGACCGAAGCCAGGTAATGCGGCTCTGCATCGTCACGGCCGCGGTATATTTCACCTGTATATTTCCCCGGATAGTTTTTCAGATGGCCGCGTTCTACGATCTGCTGGAAGACGAGATAAACATCCAGGACTTGCTGACGTGCCTGAATGAG ATGACACTTTGGAGATCAACTTCACCAGGATTGCTTGCAACTGTGTGA